The Triticum urartu cultivar G1812 chromosome 6, Tu2.1, whole genome shotgun sequence genome includes the window AGTCTTGATCCATTCTTATATTGAGCTAAAGGCATGTAATTTTATTATCCCGTTGCAACGGATGGACATGTGTGCTAGTATTATTCAAACATAATAGCCTGTTAAGAAAAACTTAACTCATGACCGCGGATTGGCCGTCGAAGCGTGTATCACCCTCTAGTGTGGTGCAGCTTAGCCATATATGCATCGCATACACACGACCACGTGTAGGAGGGCAGGACAAGCGGCTATGAAGCCTTCAAGATCAACACAGGTATGCAAGAGACAAGACGGGCAGGGGCAAAACCCAATCCAAATTCCTGCCGAAGATCCAAAGATCGCCGAACAGCTCACGCCGTGTAGAGAGTCTCAGAGAGCTTCTTCTCTCTCACTGTCTCACCAGTGGTTATTTAAGCGAACCGTAGTAGGAGCATCAGTGCATGCCCAGTGCTCTGTGATCCCGCTAGACGGCACGATGTACCCACGGACAACCACCTGTTttctcgccgccgccgtcgccctccTCCTCCTGCTGGCCTCCTATCCATGCGCGGCCGCCGCACTTCGCCTGCCGCCGCCCCCTCCAGGTATATATATGCACATATGCAATCAAAGATCCTTTTGGGTGCTTCGAATCCTAGCCTTATCATGTGTATATGAAATGAATCGGGTGCCTCGATGTGATTGCAGTGCTGCTGCTAGGTGGCGACGCCGGTGCTTTCGGCCGGAGCGCGGCGCGTGAGGGGAAGGAGCTGGCAGTGGGAGCTGCCAGGCGCTTGGGGCATAGGACGCCGGTGTGGAGGCCTCCCTCGCCGAGACCCCAGGCCAGCCAGGGGGTGTACACGCCGACGCCGCCACCGCCGACGTCGATAAACGAATAGGGGGCCGGCTGTCCGACGGCATGCATGTTCGGGCACACTATGCTGTCTTCCTTCGATCGATCAATATCTCCTGCTTTTTCCAGGGTGTTGCGTGGATATGCACCAGAGGATAAAGGACGGCTTGCTGCCGTGTACGAAAGCACTGTCGTTAGTGTCAAATAAGTTGGAGTCAGTTCAATATAGTACAGCCACTCGTATGATGCTCTCATGCTCACTTA containing:
- the LOC125512824 gene encoding uncharacterized protein LOC125512824, which produces MYPRTTTCFLAAAVALLLLLASYPCAAAALRLPPPPPVLLLGGDAGAFGRSAAREGKELAVGAARRLGHRTPVWRPPSPRPQASQGVYTPTPPPPTSINE